From the Solanum pennellii chromosome 4, SPENNV200 genome, one window contains:
- the LOC107016567 gene encoding uncharacterized protein LOC107016567, producing MGHLDHSADVRATKLEASVRWMNEADILAALNPVRASIHDFDARFSTCERRCGETSEVTTLKAEVEDLRKDVDYLKSTDFTSLLEADYDVDAHEIPSATTGYVHRVDTIVYETDADTNEKQIEVKEDNIDGDLPDLEETILQ from the coding sequence ATGGGACATCTAGACCACTCTGCTGATGTGAGAGCTACCAAATTGGAGGCTTCTGTAAGATGGATGAATGAGGCTGATATTCTTGCTGCACTTAACCCCGTCCGAGCTTCTATTCATGATTTTGACGCCAGATTCTCAACTTGTGAGAGAAGGTGTGGGGAGACCTCCGAGGTTACGACTCTAAAAGCCGAAGTAGAAGATTTGAGGAAGGACGTAGACTATCTAAAGTCTACTGACTTCACTTCTTTACTGGAGGCTGATTATGATGTGGATGCACATGAGATTCCTTCGGCTACCACTGGATATGTACATAGGGTTGATACAATAGTTTATGAGACGGATGCAGATACCAATGAAAAGCAAATTGAGGTGAAGGAGGATAACATTGATGGAGACCTTCCTGACTTAGAGGAGACTATCTTACAATAA